One window of Deltaproteobacteria bacterium genomic DNA carries:
- a CDS encoding ferritin family protein yields MDKKWKCTVCGYIHEGVFPPEVCPVCGAHKYQFILYEKLPDALEKKLKEAFAGESKAHLRNLAFARKAEEDGFPQIARLFRAVAEAERVHADEDLKYLEGVIGETEDNLKAAFESEIKAKTDIYPAFIQEAFALKREDVAWSFSRSRDVEDRHAKLYKDALAAMIKDQETLYHVCQVCGYVFDGDLPEVCPVCRATKENFKKMV; encoded by the coding sequence TGCGGCTATATCCACGAAGGGGTTTTTCCTCCGGAAGTTTGCCCTGTTTGCGGGGCGCACAAGTACCAGTTTATTCTCTACGAAAAACTGCCGGATGCCCTGGAGAAAAAATTGAAGGAGGCTTTTGCCGGAGAATCAAAGGCTCACCTGCGCAACCTGGCCTTCGCCAGAAAAGCAGAGGAGGACGGGTTCCCTCAGATTGCCAGGCTCTTCCGCGCAGTGGCTGAGGCCGAGAGAGTCCACGCCGATGAGGATCTTAAGTACCTGGAAGGGGTGATAGGGGAAACCGAGGATAATCTGAAAGCGGCTTTTGAAAGCGAGATCAAAGCCAAAACGGACATCTATCCTGCTTTCATCCAGGAAGCCTTCGCCCTCAAGAGGGAGGATGTGGCCTGGAGTTTCAGCCGCTCCCGGGATGTGGAAGATAGGCACGCGAAACTCTATAAAGATGCCCTGGCTGCCATGATCAAAGACCAGGAAACGCTATACCACGTCTGCCAAGTATGCGGGTACGTTTTTGACGGCGATTTGCCCGAGGTATGTCCGGTATGCCGGGCGACCAAAGAGAATTTCAAGAAGATGGTTTAA